The following nucleotide sequence is from Streptomyces sp. NBC_00237.
GTCACACCGGCACGCGCGCTGTGGAGCTGCTGAGCACCCTGCGGTCGAACCGGGGTGCGGAGTACCTGGAGGACTTCCAGCAGCGGCTCGCCCCGTACCGCGACGAGCCCGCGGTGCGGGAGTTCGGGGCGCGGATGGAGATCCAGGCGGCGTAGCGCCGCGGCTCCTGGCGCGGTGCTACGCGTCAATGCGGCGCGTCATCAGCGTCAACTCCCGTCCTTTCGTTACGAGGAGGCTGTAGGGGTACGGGGCTGGCCTGCACGGATCGCGGGTGCGTGGCCCGGGGGCGGTGTCACCCGGTAGCGTGAACCGGTGATTCCGTCCCTCGCCCCTGCGGCGAGGCCGCCCAGTACCGATGGCAGGAGCCCCCGTTGACGCAGAGCGAGCAGGGTGATGAGCCGCAGCATCCCGCTGTGCGCCCCGCACACGAGGGCGTAGTGCTGCCCCCGGCACAGCAGCAGTGGACCGGGGCACCGGGTCCGATGCCGGGCCCGATGCCGGGTCACGCACCAGGACAGGTGCCAGGACACGCGCCAGGGCAGGCACCAGGGCAGGCGACACCGCCGCAGGGGCAGAGCTGGAGCCAGCCGTGGGGGCCGGGGGCGCAGCAGCAGACACCCCAGCAGGCGCAACAGGCGCAGCAACAGCCCGGGCAGGCGCAGGTGCCTCAGCAGCCCGTGTGGGGTGCGCCCGCCGCGCCAGGCCCGGATGCGGGGCCCACCCAGTACATGCCGGTCGTGCCGTCGGAGCCCGTCGTGTCCGGCGGGGACGCCGAGCCGACGCAGTTCATGCCGCCCGTGCCGTCCGGGCCGTCCGGGCCGGGTGCGCTGCCGCCGGAGAACCCCGTGGGGTCCGCACCGACGGCCCCGCCCGGTCACCTGGACGGGACCCAGTTCCTCGGGCAGCAGGCGCTCCAGCCGCCCGCCGGGTCGGACGCGGACGCCACGCAGTACCTCCCGCCGGTGCCCGCGGACGCTCCGTACGCGCAGAACCCGCAGCAGCAGAACCCACAGCACCAGATGCCACAGCAGCACCAGATGCCGCAGAGCCCTCAGCAGGCGCAGTACGGCACGCAGGGCGGTGGCGCGCCCGTGCTCCCCGGCATCCCCGGTGAGCGGCAGCCGCTCGCCGAGTTCGACAGCCTCTTCCGCACGCAGCCCCCTGCCGGTGCGCAGGAGCCCGAGGGGGCGGCCTCCACCCAGCAGATGCCGCGCTTCCTGCCGCCCCGGCAGCAGGAGGCCGAGCAGGAGGAAGCGCGCTACCAGCAGTTCCAGCAGCCCCTTGCGCAGAACGGCGGTCCCGCCCCGCGCAAGCGCAAGATCTCGCCGATTCCGCTCGTCGCCGCCGTGGTCGTCGGCTGCTCGGTGATCGGTCTGGGCATCGGCGCGCTGCTGAGCTCCAAGAACGACGACAAGGGCGCGAAGGACGACACCACGAACACCGCCGCCGGTTCGAAGCTGCCCAACCAGGAGACCGCCGACTCGGCGGCCGACCCGGCGAAGGCGCAGGCACAGGCGCTCGACAAACTGCTCGCCGACAGCAACGACAGCCGGGCCTCGGTGATCAACGCGGTCGCCGCCATCGGCAGCTGCGGCGACCTGTCCCAGGCCGCCACCGACCTGCGCGCCGCAGCCACCCAGCGGCGCGGCCTGGTGACCCGGTTGCAGGCCCTCAAGGTCGACAAACTGACCGGCCACGCGGAGCTCACCGCCGCGCTCAACGGTGCCTGGCAGGCGTCGGCGGCGGCGGACGACCACTACGCGCAGTGGGCGGACAGGGTGGCGGGCGACAAGGACCGCTTCTGCCGCGACGGCAAGGCGAAGGCGACCCAGGAGCGGCGCGCGGGCGACCGGGAGAGCGGTACGGCCTCGCAGAAGAAGCAGCAGGCCGTGAGCCCGTGGAACGCGATCGCCGGGAAGTACGGCCTGACCAAGCACCAGGCGAGCGAGCTGTAACGAGGGTCCCGTGTGCGCGGCGCGGCAGGCACGTCGCCGCGGTCGCGCCATGGGGGCTTTGTCCGGTCCGGATTCGCATGCCCGTACGATCGGCAACCGTGCAAAGTTCAGCGAACCCTTCCCGTCGCGGCCGTCGCTCCACCACCATGGGCGGCATGCCGCTGAATGACATGCCGTGGTGGCGCTGGCGCACTCAGGTGCGTTCCGCGCTGCACATGCTCTCTGACCCCGTCTTCCACCAGGAGTGCTGGCTCGCGGGACAGGAGGGCTACGGGGACATCACCGACGCCGTCTACCGCCTCGTCGAGGACACCTGGCTCGACAACTGGTCCGCCGAGAAGTACGTCGGGTCCATATTCAGGGACCCGGACGAGGCGGCCCTCGTGGACGTGGCCGTGCTCCGGGTCCTGCGGATCATGCACCAGGTCGGCGCGGACGCCCCCGTGTCGGCGTACCTGGCCAACCCGGGCTGGCCCGACGCCGTGCGTGCCGCCCGCGACGCACACGTACGGATGGCGCAGAGCGACGGCGACGACCCGGACGTCGCGCCGCGCTCCCTGGAGGTCATCCGCATTCTGACCAGGTCTGCCTGAATCAGTACGGTGTGCGATCCTCTGGGGTCATGAGCGACCCCACCCCCCAGTCCGCAGAACGGCCCGAAACCGACCACTACGTCCTCACCCTGTCCTGCCCGGACAAACAGGGCATCGTGCACGCCGTGTCCAGCTACCTGTTCATGACCGGCTGCAACATCGAGGACAGCAGGCAGTTCGGCGACCACGACACGGGACTGTTCTTCATGCGGGTCGCCTTCTCCGCCGAGGCTCCGGTGTCCGTCGAGAAGCTGCGCGCCAGCTTCGCCGCCATCGGCGACTCCTTCCGGATGGACTGGCAGATCCACCGGGCCGAGGACCGGATGCGGATCGTGCTGATGGTCAGCAAGTTCGGGCACTGTCTGAACGACCTGCTGTTCCGCTCAAGGATCGGCGCGTTGCCGGTGGAGATCGCCGCCGTCGTCTCCAACCACCCGGACTTCCGCGAGCTGGTCTCCACGTACGACATCCCCTTCCACCACATCCCCGTGACGAAGGACACCAAGGCCGACGCCGAGCAGCAGGTGCTCGACCTGGTGGCCGCCGAGAACGTCGAGCTGGTCGTCCTCGCGCGCTACATGCAGGTGCTGTCCGACAACCTGTGCAAGCAGCTCAGCGGCCGGATCATCAACATCCACCACTCCTTCCTGCCGAGCTTCAAGGGCGCCAAGCCCTACCACCAGGCGCACGCGCGCGGCGTGAAGCTGATCGGCGCGACCGCCCACTACGTGACGGCCGACCTCGACGAGGGGCCGATCATCGAGCAGGAGGTCGAGCGGGTCGGCCACGAGGTCACCCCGGAGCAGCTCGTGGCGATCGGCCGCGACGTGGAGTGCCAGGCGCTGGCGCGCGCGGTGAAGTGGCACAGCGAACACCGGGTGCTGCTCAACGGGCACCGTACGGTCGTCTTCGCCTAGCACCAGGAGTCGCCTGGTCCGAGGATGCGCCTGGCACCAGGAGAGCCTGGTTCGAGGATGCGCCTGGCACCAGGAGAGGTGCTCGCGCGTGCACCCTCCTGCGGGTGCACGCGCGCACCCTTCAGCGCGTCGTCCTGCCGGTCCTGCCGACGTACGTCGTCACAGCCGTGACAGGGACGCCGCCGCGAACAGCACGTCCCGCACCGCCCCCTTGTCGCCGCCCTGCCCCGCCGCGGCCTCCTGCGGCGACACGTGCCCGGCCGCGAGCTGGCAGAACTCGACGCCGTCCAGCGCGATGTGCGCCACCTCGTGCTCCGGAGAGGCAGCGGCGGCGGGGGAGTCCAGCGGGATGTACCAGTGCCCGCCGCCCGCGCCCTCCACTTCGAGGTGCAGCGTGCGCCCCGGAGAGCCCGCCGCGACGAGCCCCCGCGCGGGCGGCGCGAGTCCGGCCCGGCGGCGGGCGGCCAGCGTGCCGGGCAGCAGCCGGGCCGCCAGATCGATCAGCTCGTGCAGATGCGCCCCCGAGGGCGGCTCGTACGGGTAGTCCACGGCGTGCGCGATGTCGTCGGCGTGCACCCAGCACTCGAAGGCACGCTCAAGGAGCGCGTCCTTGAGGGGCAGGGAGAAGGCGCCGTACGAGACCTCCAGTTCGGCGGCGCCCCGGCCCGCGAAGGACACCGTCCGTACCAGCGTGTGGCCCTGCTCGCGCCACGGGACGCGCACGGCCCGGGTGGGAGGCTGCCGGGAGCCCAGCCAGTACGCCTCCGTACGGCTGGTGGGATCGCCGCCGCCGTCGAGCGCGAGGGGGTCGGCCAGGCCCAGCGCGTCGGCGACGAGGCCGTCGACGGTCATCAGGTGTCCGATGACCGCGGCGACCGTCGCCTTGCGCCGCACCGGATGCTCCCCCTCGAACCAGCGCAGCTGCACGGGCGCGTGCCACTCGCCCGGGTCGATGTCCGCGAGGAGGGCGTCGAGGCGGGCCGTCTCCGTGTCGTACGGCTGCGCCCACGCCGGTACCGGGATGCGCGCCGGGCGGCGGCCCAGGCAGGTGTCAAGGACCCGGGAGCGCAGCATGGGGTCCAGGTCGAGCCCGCGCTCGGCCTGGAGCAGCCCGACCGCGTCCCGCAGCCGCAGCGCCTCCTCCGCGCACGGGGCGCACTCGGTGAGGTGCTCCTCCACGACGAGGGTCTCCTCGGCGGAGCAGGCGGCCAGCGCCCACGCCCCGAGCAGCGACTTGAGGACCCGGTGCGAGAGGACCGTGCCGTCCGCCCCCGGGGGCACGCCCCCGGCCTCCGCCTCGTACGTCTC
It contains:
- the purU gene encoding formyltetrahydrofolate deformylase, translating into MSDPTPQSAERPETDHYVLTLSCPDKQGIVHAVSSYLFMTGCNIEDSRQFGDHDTGLFFMRVAFSAEAPVSVEKLRASFAAIGDSFRMDWQIHRAEDRMRIVLMVSKFGHCLNDLLFRSRIGALPVEIAAVVSNHPDFRELVSTYDIPFHHIPVTKDTKADAEQQVLDLVAAENVELVVLARYMQVLSDNLCKQLSGRIINIHHSFLPSFKGAKPYHQAHARGVKLIGATAHYVTADLDEGPIIEQEVERVGHEVTPEQLVAIGRDVECQALARAVKWHSEHRVLLNGHRTVVFA
- a CDS encoding zf-HC2 domain-containing protein — protein: MPPGADGTVLSHRVLKSLLGAWALAACSAEETLVVEEHLTECAPCAEEALRLRDAVGLLQAERGLDLDPMLRSRVLDTCLGRRPARIPVPAWAQPYDTETARLDALLADIDPGEWHAPVQLRWFEGEHPVRRKATVAAVIGHLMTVDGLVADALGLADPLALDGGGDPTSRTEAYWLGSRQPPTRAVRVPWREQGHTLVRTVSFAGRGAAELEVSYGAFSLPLKDALLERAFECWVHADDIAHAVDYPYEPPSGAHLHELIDLAARLLPGTLAARRRAGLAPPARGLVAAGSPGRTLHLEVEGAGGGHWYIPLDSPAAAASPEHEVAHIALDGVEFCQLAAGHVSPQEAAAGQGGDKGAVRDVLFAAASLSRL